The nucleotide sequence ATTCTGGCAGCCGCTCTCTGGAAGACTGGAAAACCATTGTAGAGACAGAACGGGAAGGAGCGGCAGAATGAGCCGTCTCCGGCCTGCAGGGAAGGAATCAGATTCAGGCGGCAAAGTAAATTGCCACAGGGCTTCCCGGACAGGTATCTGTATGGCAGCGGCGGGAATTTTTATGATGGGATTTGGAGTTTACCGGGGAGAAGTGTCCGTGGTTCTGGAAAAAGCAATCAATATCTGTATGGAGTGTATTGGAATTGGATAAAAGAAAAAATGCAAATGAATGGAAACGTCACGGAATACAGGCTCTCTGGGCGCTGCTTACCAACAGCTATCTGGCAGGTTTTGTTCAGGGAAAAATATACAGGGGAAAGCTGAAAAATCTGTGTGTTCCCGGATTAAACTGTTATTCCTGTCCGGGGGCTGTGGGCGCCTGTCCCATTGGAGCAATGCAGGCGGTAATCGGAAACTGGAATTTTAAATTTGCATTTTATGTGGCAGGATTTCTGATGTTTGTGGGAGCACTGACGGGCAGATTTGTCTGCGGCTTTTTGTGTCCCTTTGGCCTGATTCAGGATTTGCTGCATAAAATTCCTTTCCTGAAAAAAATAGAAACATTCAGGGGAGATAAGCTGCTCCGAAAACTGAAATACGTTATTTTACTGGTATTTGTCATATTTCTGCCCATGGTTCTGGTAGATGTGCTGGGTCAGGGAGCACCCTGTTTCTGTAAATTAATCTGTCCGGCAGGCACATTGGAAGGCGGTTTTCCATTGGTTCTGTTAAATAAATCCATGCAGAGCGCTGTTGGATGGCTGTATGCCTGGAAGAACGTTATTCTGATTGTTATGGTTATATTTTCCATGATGATTTACAGGCCTTTCTGCAAATATATATGTCCATTGGGGGCTGTTTATTCTGTTTTCAATCCCATTGCGGTATTACGGTACCGGGTGGAAAAAGAAATCTGCACCGAATGCGGCGTCTGTGCGAAAGTCTGCAAAATGCAGGTGAATCCGGTGGAGAGCCCG is from Lachnospiraceae bacterium JLR.KK002 and encodes:
- a CDS encoding CD1871A family CXXC motif-containing protein, whose product is MAAAGIFMMGFGVYRGEVSVVLEKAINICMECIGIG
- a CDS encoding 4Fe-4S binding protein; the encoded protein is MDKRKNANEWKRHGIQALWALLTNSYLAGFVQGKIYRGKLKNLCVPGLNCYSCPGAVGACPIGAMQAVIGNWNFKFAFYVAGFLMFVGALTGRFVCGFLCPFGLIQDLLHKIPFLKKIETFRGDKLLRKLKYVILLVFVIFLPMVLVDVLGQGAPCFCKLICPAGTLEGGFPLVLLNKSMQSAVGWLYAWKNVILIVMVIFSMMIYRPFCKYICPLGAVYSVFNPIAVLRYRVEKEICTECGVCAKVCKMQVNPVESPNHPECIRCGVCRKSCPVNAIH